DNA from Synechococcales cyanobacterium T60_A2020_003:
CTCACCCATCTACACCCTAGGAGGCCACCATGGATCAATCGGCAAAACTCTCCCTAGAGCAGCGATTTAGCCTACGGTCATTTGAGACTCAGGTTTCCCGTATGACTCTGGAACAGGCTCAAGACTTTTTAATTCGGCTCGGCGTTGTTGCATGAAAGAGGGGTTGCGGGCGGGAGAGGCATGGTAAATT
Protein-coding regions in this window:
- a CDS encoding NblA/ycf18 family protein; its protein translation is MDQSAKLSLEQRFSLRSFETQVSRMTLEQAQDFLIRLGVVA